The Streptomyces sp. NBC_00162 genome window below encodes:
- a CDS encoding amidohydrolase family protein, protein MHHHFCAPEWREWAARHGLVKPEKLPPWSRLDTEAAVGFMDRAGISTAVLKPMLPARYRSSAQLREAINITLQSMLEVASSHPGRFSFYVPLFLDDPDASSWAVRRGLGQLGAVGVNVTANYGGVYLGDPAYDRVFHELNDLSAVVDTHPHNLPDGAPGAVTVPGIPNFMCDFLLDTTRAAVNMIVHRTLDRFPNISVILPHAGGFVPYIAGRLEALGRFCDPPLEPAAVRDHLRRFYYDTAGPMAGAATLLDHVPADHILFGTDWPAAPADTVTKLALPALEEDPAFSSEQLRGIYHDNALRLIPQLASV, encoded by the coding sequence ATGCATCATCACTTCTGTGCGCCGGAGTGGCGCGAATGGGCCGCGCGGCACGGGCTCGTCAAACCCGAGAAGCTGCCTCCGTGGTCACGGCTCGACACCGAGGCCGCGGTCGGCTTCATGGACCGGGCAGGCATCTCGACGGCCGTCCTCAAGCCCATGCTCCCGGCGCGCTACCGCTCATCGGCGCAGCTGCGTGAAGCCATCAACATCACGCTCCAGTCGATGCTCGAGGTGGCGAGTTCGCATCCGGGCCGGTTCTCGTTCTACGTACCGCTCTTCCTCGATGACCCCGACGCGTCGTCCTGGGCCGTACGCCGCGGGCTCGGGCAGCTCGGCGCCGTCGGCGTGAACGTGACGGCCAACTACGGTGGCGTCTACCTGGGCGATCCCGCCTATGACCGGGTGTTCCACGAGTTGAACGACCTTTCCGCCGTGGTCGACACCCATCCGCACAATCTCCCGGACGGCGCGCCCGGAGCGGTGACGGTTCCCGGCATTCCGAACTTCATGTGCGACTTCCTGCTGGACACGACGCGGGCCGCCGTGAACATGATCGTCCATCGGACGCTCGACCGTTTCCCGAACATCTCCGTCATCCTGCCGCACGCCGGCGGCTTCGTGCCGTACATCGCCGGGCGCCTGGAGGCACTCGGACGGTTCTGCGACCCGCCCCTGGAACCCGCCGCGGTCCGCGACCACCTGCGGCGCTTCTACTACGACACGGCCGGTCCCATGGCCGGCGCGGCGACGCTCCTCGACCATGTGCCCGCCGACCACATCCTCTTCGGCACCGACTGGCCCGCCGCCCCCGCGGACACCGTGACGAAACTGGCGCTCCCTGCTCTGGAGGAGGACCCCGCCTTCAGCTCGGAGCAACTGCGCGGGATCTACCACGACAACGCACTGCGCCTGATCCCGCAGTTGGCAAGCGTCTGA
- a CDS encoding cytochrome P450 family protein yields MTQENATPNDHGALHDLVSAVSRGAPEYRACPHPVYAALREQAPVCRLTPPHGVDTYLITRYEDARDALSDPRFSKDMRGAIDTYHAVYGSFFDALDDNVLNSDPPRHTRLRRVLRSGFTPRRVEEMRPKVTAIAESLLGACGKSDAVDLMSSFAFPLPIAVLCDLMGIPEGDRPEILAHFGVVSRARFDPRMGAELQAAEEWLRDRLAQLIAYTRAHPSDSFLTDLIRAEEGLDDAELISSLWVLFFAGHKTTAFQIGNSVLNLLLHPDQLEKLRKDPLLIPRAVEEIVRFEGSVEMSTFRYATQDAEVGGTVIPKGSLVQIAITSANRDPGKFDSPDVLDVTREGLQGTHLGFGHGTHYCLGAPLARLELEIALACLLREFPEMELADAEASKGAWLKGPMAAFRGLQELRLVLEPPRPALHPAPVSVASVASGN; encoded by the coding sequence ATGACGCAGGAGAACGCGACACCGAACGACCACGGTGCGCTGCACGACCTCGTGTCGGCCGTGTCCAGGGGTGCGCCGGAATACCGGGCGTGCCCCCATCCCGTCTACGCCGCACTGCGCGAGCAGGCACCGGTGTGCCGGCTGACGCCTCCGCACGGGGTCGACACCTATCTCATCACCCGCTACGAAGACGCCCGGGACGCCCTGTCGGATCCGCGCTTCAGCAAGGACATGCGCGGGGCGATCGACACCTACCACGCCGTGTACGGCAGCTTCTTCGACGCTCTCGACGACAACGTCCTGAACTCGGACCCGCCCCGGCACACGCGGCTGCGCCGAGTTCTCCGGAGCGGCTTCACCCCCCGGCGGGTGGAGGAAATGAGGCCGAAGGTCACCGCCATCGCCGAGAGTCTGCTCGGTGCGTGCGGGAAGAGCGACGCGGTCGACCTGATGTCGTCGTTCGCGTTCCCGCTTCCCATCGCGGTCCTGTGCGACCTGATGGGCATCCCCGAAGGGGACCGTCCCGAGATCCTGGCCCACTTCGGGGTGGTGTCGCGCGCCAGGTTCGATCCTCGGATGGGGGCGGAGCTGCAGGCGGCCGAGGAGTGGCTGCGCGACCGGTTGGCGCAGCTCATCGCGTACACGCGCGCCCATCCGTCGGATTCGTTCCTCACCGACCTCATCCGGGCGGAGGAGGGGCTGGATGACGCGGAACTGATCTCGTCGTTGTGGGTCCTCTTCTTCGCCGGCCACAAGACGACCGCATTCCAGATCGGCAACTCCGTGCTGAACCTGCTGCTCCATCCGGATCAGCTGGAGAAGCTCCGGAAGGACCCGCTGCTGATTCCGCGGGCGGTCGAGGAAATCGTCCGGTTCGAGGGATCCGTGGAGATGTCGACCTTCCGGTACGCGACGCAGGACGCGGAGGTCGGAGGAACGGTGATTCCCAAGGGCTCCCTCGTCCAGATCGCCATTACCTCGGCGAACCGCGACCCCGGGAAGTTCGACTCCCCCGACGTCCTGGACGTGACCCGCGAGGGACTCCAGGGCACGCACCTGGGCTTCGGCCACGGCACGCACTACTGCCTGGGCGCGCCCCTGGCGCGGCTCGAACTCGAGATCGCCCTCGCCTGCCTCCTGCGGGAGTTCCCCGAGATGGAACTGGCGGACGCGGAGGCGAGCAAGGGGGCGTGGCTCAAGGGACCGATGGCGGCGTTCCGTGGGCTCCAGGAACTCCGGCTCGTCCTGGAGCCGCCCCGGCCGGCCCTTCACCCCGCCCCGGTGTCCGTGGCCTCCGTGGCGTCCGGAAACTGA
- a CDS encoding globin domain-containing protein, which yields MSAHEIDLIRASVSVVEPLAAEMTVYFYAILFARYPEVRPMFPPGMDAQRGRLLRALLRIVDLVDDPESLVRFCGHLGRDHRKFGTLGAHFPAVGECLLASLARYAGPAWTADLAAAWTKAYGVVAQVMISAAEEDEAVRPAVWPATVVHRVSRGNGIAEITVRPHLPYAYAAGQYVSIETPWWPKHWRYYSPANAPREDGTLTFHVRAVAGGTVSKALVNRAVVGNELQLGPPMGDMVLDAAVHSDLLFVAGGTGLAPIRALVEEVARRGGRHQVDLFLGARTGAELYGVDDMLRMAQRHHWLTIRGAVSHEHIPGIRGSLPQVLAEYGPWYQHDVYLSGPAQMVVSANETLTQGGTLPERIHHDPFETPVLSMS from the coding sequence TTGTCGGCCCACGAGATCGACCTCATACGCGCCTCCGTCTCGGTGGTCGAGCCGCTCGCCGCGGAAATGACGGTGTACTTCTACGCGATCCTGTTCGCCCGGTACCCCGAGGTCCGGCCGATGTTCCCGCCGGGAATGGACGCACAGCGCGGCCGCCTGCTGCGCGCGCTGCTGCGCATCGTGGACCTCGTCGACGACCCGGAGAGCCTGGTCCGCTTCTGCGGACACCTCGGACGCGACCACCGCAAGTTCGGCACCCTCGGCGCGCACTTCCCGGCCGTGGGCGAGTGCCTCCTCGCTTCCCTCGCCCGCTACGCCGGCCCCGCGTGGACCGCGGACCTCGCCGCCGCCTGGACCAAGGCGTACGGCGTGGTCGCCCAAGTGATGATCAGCGCGGCCGAAGAGGACGAGGCGGTACGGCCCGCCGTGTGGCCCGCCACGGTCGTGCACCGCGTCTCGCGCGGAAACGGGATCGCCGAGATCACCGTACGTCCCCACCTGCCCTACGCCTACGCCGCGGGACAGTACGTGAGCATCGAGACTCCGTGGTGGCCGAAGCACTGGCGCTACTACTCCCCCGCCAACGCGCCCCGCGAGGACGGCACCCTCACCTTCCACGTGCGCGCGGTGGCCGGCGGCACGGTCAGCAAGGCACTTGTGAACCGAGCGGTGGTGGGCAACGAGCTCCAGCTGGGGCCCCCGATGGGCGACATGGTCCTGGACGCCGCCGTCCACAGCGATCTGCTGTTCGTGGCCGGCGGCACCGGCCTCGCCCCGATCCGCGCGCTCGTCGAGGAGGTGGCCCGTCGCGGCGGGCGCCACCAGGTCGACCTGTTCCTCGGCGCCCGTACCGGCGCCGAGCTGTACGGGGTCGACGACATGCTCCGGATGGCCCAGCGCCACCACTGGCTGACCATCAGGGGCGCGGTCTCCCACGAGCACATCCCCGGAATCCGGGGCTCCCTGCCGCAGGTGCTGGCCGAGTACGGGCCGTGGTACCAGCACGACGTCTATCTCAGCGGCCCGGCCCAGATGGTCGTCTCCGCCAACGAGACGCTCACCCAGGGCGGCACCTTGCCCGAACGCATCCACCACGACCCGTTCGAAACGCCCGTTCTGTCCATGTCCTGA
- a CDS encoding SpoIIE family protein phosphatase yields the protein MNEQIPVGELISGAAQAAGGWLGALPVALVATSADGTIVRWNQVAQELLGYAPPQMLGRNIADLLHPGADRSLGRSLWEAAASGRGVMGTVTAWHRDGHPLEVEIWAAPVSDRQHGAATVLVFAADAHAARRIRGSSAVWDGLFARSPVGIAILDTQLRFLQVNAALEVMNGLPESAHVGRRLAEILPEVNALEMEEAMRQVLETGRPVLDRRRVGRTPAEPDHDRVWSCSYVRVEDPARLPIGVIASLVDITEQQRDHVEAEAGRRRLAMLSEASMRVGSSLDLERTAQELADLAVPRLADAVTVDVLDVLARGEDPGMGLTGGVALRRLGKAPLSGSRVTEILAPLGRTLAFPASAPYTQSLAARQPFLIARFDEQAIAPAGRHSVKPAELVAVGVHSFVMAPLVARESVLGVATFYRTRPIGPFGSEDVTLAGELTARAALSIDNARLYHREHETAVILQRSMLPQHITPPPGIAVAHRYLPASDVNEVGGDWYDVLTLAGGKAGLIIGDVMGHGIAAAAVMGRLSASVRALSRLDLSPVGLLHQLEAALADLAEPMLATFLYIVCDPATGHCSVTRAGHPPPALALPDGTVRLLDTPPGVPLGVGGVAFTPTEIDVPPGSLLVLYTDGLIEARGSDLDERLAELTQLLADPQRQLDHVCDSLITHLVPAAADDDIALLVARIGG from the coding sequence ATGAACGAGCAGATCCCGGTCGGCGAGCTGATCAGCGGCGCCGCGCAGGCCGCCGGTGGATGGCTGGGCGCGCTGCCGGTGGCGCTGGTGGCCACCAGCGCCGACGGGACCATCGTGCGCTGGAACCAGGTCGCGCAGGAGCTGCTGGGCTACGCCCCGCCACAGATGCTGGGCCGCAACATCGCGGACCTGCTCCATCCGGGAGCCGATCGAAGTCTGGGGCGCTCCCTCTGGGAAGCCGCGGCCTCGGGGCGGGGTGTGATGGGCACCGTGACCGCCTGGCACCGCGACGGGCACCCGCTGGAGGTGGAGATCTGGGCCGCTCCGGTGTCCGACCGCCAGCACGGCGCGGCCACGGTGCTGGTCTTCGCGGCGGATGCCCACGCGGCACGGCGCATCCGGGGGTCGTCGGCGGTGTGGGACGGCCTGTTCGCCCGCTCCCCGGTCGGCATCGCCATTCTTGATACACAGCTGAGGTTCCTGCAGGTCAACGCCGCGCTCGAAGTCATGAACGGCCTGCCGGAGTCGGCGCATGTGGGCCGCCGCCTGGCCGAGATCCTCCCGGAGGTGAACGCCCTGGAGATGGAGGAGGCCATGCGGCAGGTCCTGGAGACCGGGCGTCCCGTCCTGGATCGCCGCCGTGTCGGACGTACGCCGGCCGAGCCGGACCACGACCGGGTGTGGTCGTGTTCCTACGTCCGGGTCGAGGATCCCGCCCGGCTGCCGATCGGTGTCATCGCTTCCCTCGTCGACATCACCGAGCAGCAGCGCGACCACGTGGAAGCCGAAGCGGGACGCCGCAGGCTGGCCATGCTCAGTGAGGCCAGCATGCGCGTCGGCTCCAGCCTGGACCTGGAGCGCACCGCGCAGGAACTCGCCGATCTCGCCGTGCCGCGCCTGGCCGATGCCGTCACCGTGGATGTCCTGGACGTGCTGGCGCGCGGGGAGGACCCCGGCATGGGGCTGACCGGCGGGGTCGCCCTGCGGCGGCTCGGCAAGGCTCCCCTGTCCGGATCCAGGGTGACGGAGATCCTCGCCCCCCTCGGCAGGACGCTCGCCTTCCCCGCGTCCGCCCCCTACACCCAGTCCCTCGCGGCCCGGCAGCCCTTCCTGATCGCCCGCTTCGACGAGCAGGCCATCGCGCCGGCCGGTCGGCACTCGGTCAAGCCCGCGGAACTGGTCGCGGTGGGAGTGCACTCGTTCGTCATGGCGCCGCTCGTGGCACGGGAGTCGGTGCTCGGCGTCGCCACCTTCTACCGCACCCGCCCGATAGGACCCTTCGGATCCGAGGACGTCACCCTCGCCGGTGAGCTCACGGCCCGCGCCGCCCTCAGCATCGACAATGCCCGGCTCTACCACCGCGAGCACGAGACCGCGGTCATCCTCCAGCGCAGCATGCTCCCCCAGCACATCACCCCGCCCCCGGGCATCGCCGTGGCCCACCGCTACCTTCCCGCGAGCGACGTCAACGAGGTCGGTGGGGACTGGTACGACGTCCTGACCCTGGCCGGCGGGAAGGCGGGCCTGATCATCGGCGACGTCATGGGACACGGAATCGCCGCGGCCGCGGTCATGGGCCGGCTGTCCGCCTCCGTACGGGCCCTCTCGCGCCTGGACCTCTCGCCCGTCGGGCTGCTGCACCAGCTGGAGGCCGCCCTCGCCGATCTGGCCGAGCCGATGCTGGCCACGTTCCTCTACATCGTCTGCGACCCGGCCACCGGACACTGCAGCGTCACCCGGGCCGGACACCCGCCGCCCGCACTCGCGCTCCCCGACGGCACGGTACGGCTCCTGGACACCCCGCCCGGCGTCCCCCTGGGTGTCGGGGGAGTCGCCTTCACCCCCACCGAGATCGACGTGCCTCCCGGCAGCCTCCTCGTGCTCTACACCGACGGACTGATCGAAGCCCGCGGCAGCGACCTCGACGAGCGGCTGGCCGAACTGACGCAGCTCCTCGCGGATCCCCAGCGGCAGCTGGACCACGTGTGCGACTCGCTGATCACCCACCTCGTCCCGGCAGCGGCTGACGACGACATCGCGCTCCTGGTCGCCCGCATCGGCGGCTAG
- the thpR gene encoding RNA 2',3'-cyclic phosphodiesterase, giving the protein MNEQIQAETVRIFVALAPPDDAKEELARELGSAYDAYPRMRWNRIEDWHITLAFLGELPVATVPLLRPPLSALAAARRPVQLALRGGGHFDERVLWSGIDGDLEGLHRLATEVRAVVKECGIAFEERPLRPHLTLARSRRGDPSSVIEAAAGLTAFNGRRWQAERLHLVGSNFSRGPGPIRYRDIEAWSFGGGC; this is encoded by the coding sequence GTGAACGAACAGATTCAGGCCGAGACCGTTCGGATATTCGTCGCTCTCGCTCCGCCCGACGATGCGAAGGAGGAGCTGGCGCGGGAGCTGGGCTCCGCCTACGACGCGTACCCGCGCATGCGGTGGAACCGCATCGAGGACTGGCACATCACCTTGGCGTTCCTCGGAGAGCTCCCCGTCGCGACCGTTCCGCTCCTGCGGCCGCCGCTCTCGGCCCTCGCGGCGGCGCGCCGGCCCGTACAACTGGCGCTGCGCGGCGGCGGCCACTTCGACGAGCGGGTGCTGTGGAGCGGGATCGACGGGGACCTCGAAGGGTTGCACCGGCTCGCCACCGAGGTGCGCGCCGTGGTCAAGGAGTGCGGTATCGCTTTTGAGGAACGGCCGTTGCGCCCCCATCTGACGCTGGCCCGATCCCGCCGGGGCGACCCCTCCAGCGTGATCGAGGCCGCCGCCGGACTCACCGCGTTCAACGGCCGCCGGTGGCAGGCCGAACGCCTGCACCTGGTCGGCAGCAACTTCAGCCGTGGCCCGGGACCGATCCGCTACCGCGACATCGAGGCCTGGAGCTTCGGCGGCGGGTGCTGA
- a CDS encoding GMC family oxidoreductase, which yields MSEHTGESAEFDYVVVGGGTAGNVVAARLSEDPSVTVCVLEAGPSDVGDDDVLKLERWMGLLESGYDWDYPVEPQASGNSFMRHARAKVLGGCSSHNSCIAFWAPAEDLDGWAAAGCTGWSAADLFPLYRRLENNDAPGAHHGRSGPVRLRTLKGEDPCGAALLEACAQAGIPTTPFNTGSTVVRGANWFQINADENNIRQSSSVAYLHPVLGKRPNLEVRTGVRAKKLVFDGLRCVGAAYLDPDLVHTRTVRARREVVVSCGSIDTPKLLMLSGIGPAEHLREVGVEVLVDSAGVGENLQDHPEGVIMWEARQPMTTTSSQWWEAGIFYDTEPGLDRPDLMFHYGSVPFDMNTARHGYPTSENAFCLTPNVTRAKSRGTVRLRTRDYRDKPRVDPRYFTHEHDMRVMRYGIELARRIAAQPALAGWAGAELAPGPDVRTADEVRDYVHTTHNTVYHPACTVKMGADGDPMAPLDARLRVKGVVGLRVADGSVMPDLITVNPCITTMVIGEKCADLLRADA from the coding sequence ATGAGCGAACACACCGGAGAGTCAGCGGAGTTCGACTACGTCGTGGTCGGGGGCGGCACCGCGGGCAATGTCGTCGCGGCGCGGCTGAGCGAGGACCCGTCGGTCACCGTGTGCGTCCTGGAGGCGGGCCCGAGCGACGTCGGGGACGACGACGTCCTGAAGCTGGAACGGTGGATGGGGCTTCTGGAGTCCGGCTACGACTGGGACTACCCGGTCGAGCCGCAGGCCAGCGGCAACAGCTTCATGCGGCACGCGCGCGCCAAGGTGCTCGGCGGCTGTTCCTCGCACAACTCCTGCATCGCCTTCTGGGCGCCCGCCGAGGACCTGGACGGCTGGGCGGCGGCCGGCTGTACGGGCTGGAGCGCGGCGGACCTGTTCCCCCTGTACAGGAGGCTGGAGAACAACGACGCCCCCGGCGCCCACCACGGCCGGTCGGGACCGGTGAGGCTGCGCACCCTCAAGGGCGAGGACCCGTGCGGCGCCGCCCTCCTGGAGGCGTGTGCACAGGCGGGCATCCCGACGACGCCGTTCAACACCGGCTCGACGGTGGTGCGCGGTGCCAACTGGTTTCAGATCAACGCGGACGAGAACAACATCCGGCAGTCCTCCTCGGTGGCCTACCTCCACCCGGTGCTGGGCAAGCGCCCCAACCTGGAGGTACGCACCGGAGTGCGAGCGAAGAAGCTGGTGTTCGACGGGCTGCGCTGTGTCGGCGCCGCGTACCTGGACCCGGATCTCGTGCACACCCGTACGGTCCGTGCCCGCCGCGAGGTCGTCGTGTCGTGCGGCTCGATCGACACGCCGAAGCTGCTGATGCTGTCGGGGATCGGCCCGGCGGAGCATCTGCGGGAGGTGGGCGTGGAGGTGCTCGTGGACTCCGCGGGGGTCGGCGAGAACCTCCAGGACCACCCGGAGGGCGTGATCATGTGGGAGGCGCGGCAGCCGATGACCACCACGTCGAGCCAGTGGTGGGAGGCGGGCATCTTCTACGACACCGAGCCGGGTCTGGACCGGCCGGACCTGATGTTCCACTACGGCTCGGTGCCCTTCGACATGAACACCGCCCGGCACGGCTATCCGACGTCCGAGAACGCCTTCTGTCTGACGCCGAACGTGACGCGTGCGAAGTCGCGCGGCACGGTGCGGCTGCGGACGCGCGACTACCGCGACAAGCCGAGGGTCGACCCCCGGTACTTCACGCACGAGCACGACATGCGGGTGATGAGGTACGGCATCGAGCTGGCCCGCCGGATCGCCGCGCAGCCGGCGCTCGCCGGGTGGGCGGGGGCCGAGCTCGCCCCGGGCCCCGATGTGCGCACCGCCGACGAGGTGCGCGACTACGTCCACACGACGCACAACACCGTCTACCACCCGGCCTGCACGGTGAAGATGGGGGCCGACGGCGACCCCATGGCGCCGCTCGACGCCCGTCTGCGGGTCAAGGGGGTCGTCGGACTGCGGGTCGCGGACGGGTCGGTGATGCCGGACCTCATCACGGTCAATCCGTGCATCACGACGATGGTGATCGGCGAGAAGTGCGCCGATCTCCTGCGCGCGGACGCCTGA
- the bla gene encoding class A beta-lactamase produces the protein MAVQGRTARGEADVKTVGALPSRRAVLTLGVGTALAAALPGSEAHAASSPGGEGLVRQLRELEREHGARLGVFARDTGSGRTVLYRADETFPMCSLFKTLTAAAVMRDLDHDGEYLARRIHYTQKDVTDAGGGSVTQKPENVADGMTVAELCSAAISQSDNAAANLLLRELGGPTSTTRFCRSLGDRTTRLDRWEPELNSAEPWRVTDTTSPRAIGRTYARLTLGDALTPRHRKLLTGWLLATTTSGDRFRAGLPSDWAIADKTGTGAYGTTNDAGIAWPPARPPVVLAVLSTKPDAAAPRDDALVARTAALLAAALD, from the coding sequence ATGGCCGTACAGGGCCGTACAGCGAGAGGAGAGGCCGACGTGAAGACCGTGGGCGCCTTACCGTCCCGTCGGGCAGTACTGACTCTGGGCGTGGGGACGGCACTGGCTGCCGCGCTGCCGGGGAGCGAGGCCCATGCGGCGTCCTCGCCCGGCGGGGAGGGCCTCGTCAGACAACTGCGCGAGCTGGAGCGGGAGCACGGAGCGCGCCTCGGGGTGTTCGCGCGCGACACCGGCTCCGGCCGGACCGTTCTGTACCGCGCCGACGAGACCTTCCCCATGTGCTCGCTGTTCAAGACGCTCACGGCCGCGGCCGTGATGCGCGACCTCGACCACGACGGCGAGTACCTGGCCCGGCGCATCCACTACACGCAGAAGGACGTGACGGACGCCGGCGGCGGCTCCGTCACGCAAAAGCCCGAGAACGTGGCCGACGGTATGACGGTGGCCGAACTGTGTTCCGCAGCCATCTCCCAGAGTGACAACGCGGCCGCCAACCTCCTGCTCCGCGAGCTCGGCGGCCCCACCTCGACAACCCGCTTCTGCCGATCGCTGGGGGACCGTACGACCCGGCTCGACCGGTGGGAGCCCGAGCTGAACTCGGCCGAGCCCTGGCGCGTGACCGACACCACCAGCCCCCGCGCCATCGGGCGGACGTACGCGCGGCTCACGCTCGGCGACGCGCTGACCCCGCGGCACCGGAAGCTCCTCACGGGATGGCTGCTGGCCACGACCACCAGCGGCGACAGGTTCCGGGCCGGCCTTCCTTCGGACTGGGCCATCGCGGACAAGACCGGCACCGGGGCGTACGGGACCACCAACGACGCGGGCATCGCCTGGCCGCCCGCACGGCCGCCCGTCGTGCTGGCCGTCCTCAGCACCAAGCCCGACGCGGCCGCGCCGCGTGACGACGCCCTGGTCGCGAGGACCGCCGCCCTGCTCGCGGCCGCGCTCGACTGA
- a CDS encoding pyridoxamine 5'-phosphate oxidase family protein: MTVPPPPFGSAGEHLLQQQLGTAERAARFYDQQVRPCLTSEMREFIGRQAMVFLATADSHGECDSSFRAGPPGFVHVIDDHTLAYPEFRGNGVLASAGNMAENPHLGMLFVDFTHHHVGLHVNGVARLYTDSGLRSLHPGLPVDVAPGRSPEMWVQLSIEEAYIHCSKYIPHLEPAPRPASHDAARPKDANYFTGRHAARGTPAPDRA, from the coding sequence GTGACCGTGCCCCCGCCGCCCTTCGGATCAGCAGGTGAACACCTGCTGCAGCAGCAGTTGGGCACCGCCGAGCGCGCCGCCCGGTTCTACGACCAGCAGGTGCGCCCCTGCCTCACATCCGAAATGCGGGAGTTCATCGGCCGCCAGGCCATGGTCTTCCTGGCCACCGCCGACTCCCACGGAGAATGTGACTCCAGTTTCCGGGCGGGGCCGCCGGGGTTCGTCCACGTGATCGACGACCACACGCTCGCCTACCCCGAATTCCGCGGGAACGGTGTGCTCGCCAGCGCCGGCAACATGGCGGAGAACCCCCACCTCGGCATGCTGTTCGTGGACTTCACCCACCATCACGTGGGCCTGCACGTCAACGGTGTGGCCCGGCTCTACACGGACTCCGGCCTGCGTTCTCTGCATCCCGGGCTGCCCGTCGACGTGGCACCTGGCCGCAGTCCCGAGATGTGGGTCCAGCTGAGCATCGAGGAGGCCTACATCCACTGCTCCAAGTACATACCCCACCTGGAACCGGCCCCCCGTCCCGCCAGCCATGACGCCGCGCGCCCCAAGGACGCGAACTATTTCACCGGACGGCACGCCGCCCGGGGCACGCCGGCCCCGGACAGGGCCTAG
- a CDS encoding oleate hydratase produces MPKAYLVGSGIASLAAAAFLIRDGGFAGRDIVILEEQDREGGSLDAAGSPETGYTMRGGRMFEIHFDCTYDLLSSIPSLDDPGTSVTEDTFAFHEDFAWEDQARLVDGHGNVIDAHSMTFTERDRLELVKCVATPEALLDGRRISDLFHEEFFTTNFWAMWCTTFAFEPWHSAIEFRRYLNRFVHLFKTFDTMSGIYRTRFNQFDSIVRPLLAWLTAQGVTVQLGTRVTDLRLADGDELTVEALTWERGGKTGETAETVIGPEDLVLVTNGSMTANSTLGSTDTVPALDTTSPSGAWQLWETLAAKRPGAGLGDPKVFNSSTKDSTWESFTVTTKDPLFFKLMAEFSGSEAGKGGLITFKESSWLLTIVLNHQPHFREQPEDTFVWWGYALFPDKQGDFVDKPMSACTGREILDEVLQHLPFEERRRILDSSIVIPAMMPYITSQFLVRKAGDRPQVVPARSTNLAFIGQYAEVPDDVVFTVEYSVRTAWTAVAQLLGLGKKPPAVYKGGHDPRILVEALETLHRR; encoded by the coding sequence GTGCCGAAGGCTTATCTGGTGGGCAGCGGGATCGCGTCGCTCGCGGCGGCGGCGTTCCTGATCCGCGACGGCGGATTCGCCGGACGCGACATCGTGATCCTGGAAGAGCAGGACCGCGAGGGCGGGAGTCTGGACGCGGCGGGTTCGCCCGAGACCGGTTACACCATGCGCGGCGGACGGATGTTCGAGATCCACTTCGACTGCACCTACGACCTCCTGTCTTCCATCCCCTCGCTGGACGACCCGGGCACGTCGGTCACCGAGGACACGTTCGCGTTCCACGAGGACTTCGCCTGGGAGGACCAGGCCCGCCTGGTGGACGGACACGGGAACGTCATCGACGCGCACTCGATGACGTTCACCGAGCGCGACCGTCTCGAGCTCGTGAAGTGCGTGGCCACCCCCGAGGCACTGCTGGACGGCAGGCGCATCTCGGACCTGTTCCACGAGGAGTTCTTCACCACCAACTTCTGGGCGATGTGGTGCACCACCTTCGCGTTCGAGCCCTGGCACAGCGCGATCGAGTTCCGCCGCTACCTCAACCGCTTCGTCCACCTGTTCAAGACCTTCGACACCATGTCGGGGATCTACCGCACCAGGTTCAACCAGTTCGACTCGATCGTGCGCCCCCTCCTGGCCTGGCTCACCGCCCAGGGCGTCACCGTCCAGCTGGGCACCCGCGTCACCGACCTGCGCCTGGCCGACGGCGACGAGCTGACGGTGGAGGCCCTCACCTGGGAGCGGGGCGGGAAGACCGGGGAGACCGCGGAGACGGTCATCGGCCCGGAGGACCTGGTGCTGGTGACCAACGGCTCGATGACCGCGAACTCCACCCTGGGCTCCACCGACACCGTCCCGGCCCTGGACACCACCTCCCCCAGCGGCGCCTGGCAGCTGTGGGAGACCTTGGCCGCCAAGCGTCCCGGAGCCGGACTGGGCGACCCGAAGGTGTTCAACTCCTCGACGAAGGACTCCACCTGGGAGTCGTTCACGGTCACGACCAAGGACCCGCTCTTCTTCAAACTGATGGCGGAGTTCAGCGGCAGCGAGGCGGGCAAGGGCGGCCTGATCACCTTCAAGGAATCCAGCTGGCTGCTGACCATCGTGCTGAACCATCAGCCGCACTTCCGCGAGCAGCCCGAGGACACGTTCGTGTGGTGGGGCTACGCCCTCTTCCCGGACAAGCAGGGCGACTTCGTCGACAAGCCCATGTCCGCGTGCACGGGCCGCGAGATCCTCGACGAGGTGCTCCAGCACCTGCCCTTCGAGGAGCGTCGGCGGATCCTGGACAGCTCCATCGTGATCCCCGCCATGATGCCGTACATCACCAGCCAGTTCCTGGTCCGCAAGGCCGGCGACCGCCCCCAGGTCGTCCCCGCGCGCTCCACCAACCTGGCGTTCATCGGCCAGTACGCCGAGGTACCCGACGACGTGGTCTTCACCGTCGAGTACTCCGTGCGCACCGCCTGGACCGCGGTCGCCCAGTTGCTGGGCCTCGGCAAGAAGCCCCCGGCCGTCTACAAGGGCGGGCACGACCCGAGGATCCTCGTCGAGGCCCTCGAGACCCTGCACCGGCGCTGA